Within the uncultured Draconibacterium sp. genome, the region TTTTTACGGTGAAATGGATGCATTTACCGGCACTCTTGGATCGTCGATCATTTTCAGGACTAATAACTATAAGCTTATTCGGGCAAGTGTGCATGCAGATTTGGTCCACTTCCGATTGGGTTATAATTTGTATGAGCGAGCAATACAATCAACCAAAGGGAAATACCAGTTGTATGGTATAGCTGGTACACGTTTACATAATTTTTATATAAAAGCAGGCAATAATGATATTCAGACGTACTTGGCAATATCACCTCTATGGATTGAGCCAATTCTGGGTGCCCGCAACGAAATACTATATAGCAACTGGAAATTTATATTACAAGGAGATATAGGCAATTTCTGGATAAATGATAAATTCTCATATCAATTCAATTTACACGCCTATTACCGGGCAAGCAACCTTTTGTCACTAAAAATCGGCTGGAACAGCTGGTATATAAATTATCGGGATAAATTTCGTAAAGAAGATTTGCTAATTAAAACTCACCTTGCAGGTCCGATCGCGTCTGTATCATTTCATTTTTAAGACTAAGGTTTCGTGAAATAGAGACTAATTTAGATTGAATTTCTGATTTCTTTATTTTACACAGAATGAATAAAAATAAATTGACACTAAATTTGACACCATTAAAAACAAAAAGCCCTGTATCTCCAATAAATACAGGGCTTTTAAAAACACAAAGTAGTCCCGACGGGAATCGAACCCATATCTACAGTTTAGGAAACTGCTATTCTATCCGTTGAACTACGGGACCATAAATGTGGCGCAAAAGTAGTTAAAAACCTGAATCCCGACAAATCAGCCTAAAATATTGTTGCTCTGTTTTTATTCACTATAATCTGAATCATTATCTTTGCACCTCAGTTTAAAAGAACAAGGATGTTAGACAAGATCAAAGCGTTACAGGAAGAAATCGATAAAATAGTGGCTTCAAGCAAGGAAGAGGTAGAGGAGTTACGTATAAGATATATCAGCAAAAAGGGCCTGATCGGACAATTATTCAACGACTTTAAAACTGTTCCTGCCGAGCAGAAAAAGGAGGTTGGGCAGGCCATTAACACGCTTAAAACTTTCGCTTTAGAAAAAATTAACACGCTAAAAGAAGGTTTTGAGAACAATGGCAACGAAACTGCCGGACAGGATCTGACCATGCCTGGTGAGCCCATGAAGCTGGGAACCCGCCATCCGCTATCACTGGTAAAAAACGAGATTATCGGAATTTTTGCCCGTCTTGGATTTACAGTTGCCGAAGGACCTGAGATTGAAGACGACTGGCATGTATTTTCTGCTTTGAACTTTCCACCGGAGCACCCTGCCCGCGATATGCAGGATACTTTCTTTATTGAAAAAGATCCGGATGTGCTGCTGCGTACTCACACATCAAGTGTGCAAATCCGCGTTATGGAGCGCACCGAGCCGCCTATCCGCGCTATTTTCCCGGGACGCGTTTTCCGTAACGAAGCAATTTCTGCACGTTCGCACTGTATATTCCACCAAATTGAAGGTTTATATGTTGACGAGAATGTTTCGTTTGCCGACTTAAAACAAACTTTGTTGCAGTTTGCCAAAGAGCTGTTTGGCGAAGACACTAAAATCCGTCTGCGCCCGTCGTACTTCCCGTTTACCGAGCCAAGTGCCGAAATGGATGTAAGCTGCTCGATTTGTGGTGGCAAAGGATGTAATGTTTGTAAATACACCGGCTGGCTGGAGATTTTAGGCTGTGGAATGGTTGATCCGAACGTATTGGAACTTTGTAATATTGATAGCCGAAAATATACCGGATTTGCATTTGGAATGGGTATCGAGCGTATTACTATGTTGCGCTACGGAATTAAGGACATCCGCCATTTCTTCGAAAACGATGTACGATTCTTAAAACAATTCGAATCGGCTACTTAATACCATTAAAAACAATTTTCTTATGATTAAAAAGTTGACCTCATTAACACTGGCAATGTTTTGCCTTTTTTCAATTTCGTTGGCACAAAAAACAACAAAACGCCAGGCTGTTTATGCCGAGCTGGGCGGTGCAGCCGTTTTAGGATCCGTAAACTACGACTTCCGCTTTAAACCCGGAAACGATGGATTGGGTGCGCGTATCGGGCTCGGGTATGTTCCGGATGTAATAATTTTTCCATTGGAACTAAACGGACTGGTTGGCAAAAACAAGCTGGCTTTTGAATACGGGGCAGGAATTTCTCTGGCTTATTTTACTAAAGAACATTACGATGGAAATCAAACATTTCGGAGTGATGACTCACGGCTGGGGTTTATTTATCACGGGAAGGTTGGTCTCCGAATTACGCCAGCAAACAATGGATTATTCTTCAATTTTAATTGTACACCGCTAATAAATACCGAAGAAGCAAGGCTGTGGTTTGGACTGGGTTTGGGCTATTCGTGGCATTAGTCCGCATTATTCATCACAAATAGCAAAATAGTTTAATGCGACGAAGTTTCGTACCCATTTTTGGCACTCAAAAATGGACTCAACTAAGTCGGGATTAACCCGGAGAAACATGACTATTGCTAAAATCAAATGAAACGACCATGATCCGTCGGTTGACCGGATCACATACGCATATTATTAAAATCATGGGAGTTACATCTTATACCTTAGAAAACAAACAATTTTAATAAGATGAATTATCCGGGTTAATTTTAACCTGTAACTTTTGCTGAATTGACCCCAATTCTTGTAACACTCAGGTTAACACGAATTTAACAAATAGCTGGTCAAAAACCTGCTTTTTGGCATGTTTAGCAAAAAAGCCGTAGCTTTGCAGCATACTTTTTAGTCTTTTACTAGACAGGGAAAATAAAATTAGAAACAGCCCAATCCTGTAGAACACAGAAAATAACAATTAAAATATGTATGATTTTTTGGATGGGGCACTAAATAAATACTGAATGGAAACAAAAGCAAATCAGAATCAGATTGTCATTAAGATGAATACTGAGAATGAAAAAAAAATGCTGCCATTAAACTTTATTTTTACACTGGCGGCAGGTGCTATCGCCGGAATGGCAATTATTTTCAGTCTCTTCTGGGGATTGGAAAAGTTATTGGGAATGTAACCAACGTATTATAGAACAGAAAAGGCTCGCAGTTGCGAGCCTTTTTTTATGCTTTATTCTTACATTTCAAATATTACTTCAGCACTTTTTCAATAGCCTCTAATTCCTCAGCCGAAAAACTATGGTTCTTCAACATTTCCACATTGTCATCGATTTGTTTTACCGAACTGGCACCAATCAGTACCGACGTAATTCGTTTATCGCGTAAAATCCAGGCCAATGCCATTTGCGCCAACGACTGTCCACGTTCCTGAGCAATGTTATTCAAAGCCACAATTTTTTCGTGTGCCGTTTCAACATGCTCTTTTTTCAGAAAAACTTCGCGGGTTGCTCTCGATCCTTCAGGAATTCCTTTTAAATATTTATTGGTAAGCAATCCTTGGGCCAGTGGCGAAAACGGTATACAACCAATTCCTTCGTCTTCCAATACATCCAAAAGACCATCTTCTACCCAACGTTCAAACATGGAGTAACGTGGCTGATGGATTAAACATGGCGTTCCCAATTCTTTCAAAATTCGGGCAGCTTCTTTTGCCATATCAGCCGGATAATTTGAAATTCCGACATACAAGGCTTTCCCCGAGCGAACTGCACGATCGAGTGCCATCATTGTTTCTTCAAGCGGCGTATCCGGATCGGGGCGGTGCGAATAAAAAATATCTACATACTCCAGCCCCATCCGTTTTAAACTCTGGTCGAGGCTGGCTAGCACATATTTGCGGCTCCCCCATTCTCCATAAGGGCCGGGCCACATCAGGTAACCTGCTTTGCTCGAAATGATCAGCTCATCGCGGTAAGCACTAAAATCCTGTTTCAAGATCTTACCAAAATTTTCTTCGGCCGAACCCGGAGGCGGGCCGTAATTATTAGCCAGATCGAAATGTGTGATGCCCAAATCAAAAGCACGGTGCAACATAGCCCGGCCATTTTCAAAAACATCAATTCCGCCAAAGTTATGCCACAAACCCAGCGAAACAGCAGGCAGTTTCAGCCCCCATTTTCCACAGCGATTGTACTGCATTTCATCATATCTCGATTCTTTTGGTACATAGGTCATACTATTAAATTTAATTGGTTATTGCTAAAAATGCTTTTGAAATCGTCGCTAAACAAATCCAAATGCATCGCTTAAAGTTATTATTCTTTTGTCAATTCTCTAACCTGAAAAATTCATTAAATTTTTCACACAAAGTATTGACGATTGAAAATCATTACAGTATGTGTCTTGAACAAAATAATCTGATAATTTTCAATGTCAAGGTTAGCCCTGACAAATAATTGTTTTTCAACTATTTCATCAGCCCTGTGGGTGATTAATTCATAAAATTGCACTACTGTCCGACTAACATTGAACAGATTTTCCTCGCTTCGCTAGGAATGACAAGTTTTTGGCGGCTTTTCGGGGTGGGGGTTGGTTTACGGCTTTGCCGTAAACCAACCCCCACCCCGAAGCTCTCTCAATCGTAATATTCTGTCATTCTGAGTGTAATAAAATGAAGCGAAAGAATCTTTTTCATAATTGCGTTTTAGTCGGACAGTAGTGATAAAATTGAATTAATCAGGCTAAATCAATACACAATCATTGCATTCAACTTCCTTCTCAAAAATACGACCCGCGCAAGATTTCAGTCATATTCTGAAACTAATCGGCCTTAAAACCATATAAATAATATAGAAACTAAAATCGAATAGCCATGAGTGAAAAACTAGTTACTATTGTAGTATTGCCTCTGGCGCGCGCCCATATTTTGAAAATGCGTTTGGAGGAAAAAGGAATTAAATGCGAATTGGAAGATGTGCATTTAATTGAAGGAGCAGCCACCTCAACCGTTCGGGTTAAAATTTTAGAAAACGACCTGAACGAGGCCTTTAAAGAAGTTGATTTACTACTGGGATTAAAATCGGGGAAACAGAAAAAAGTAAGCAAACCCGGCCAAATCCTTGTCCCTATCGACTTTTCCACCGTATCGGAAAAAGCTGTAGAAATGGCTTTTAACATTGCCCAACACCTAAATGCTAAACTGATAATTATGCACTCGTACATTAGTCCGGTGCGCTTTTCTATACCTTACGGCGATATTTACCCTTACGACACCACCCTGTTAAAACAAACCGAAGATGCCGAGGAAGAAGCCAACCAGCAATTTCGAAATTTCCTGGCTCCATTGGTAACAAGTATCGGGGCGGAGAATTGGGAGAAAGTAAATCCAGAATATATTGTTAAGCCGGGGTATGCCGAGGAAGACATTTTAGCTTTTGCCAACGAACAACCTACACGATTGATTGTAATTGGCCGCGGTGGCGATAAAACATGGCCAGGGACGGTGGGTAGTGTAACCGCTGATGTAATGTACAATGCGCCGGTTCCGGTGTTGGTTATCCCGGAAGATATGGAACCCAAACCGGTTGAAGAATTTAAAGAAGTGTTGTATGCCACTAATTTCGATGAGAAAGACTTTACGGCACTCGACAAGCTTATGAACATTGTAAAATCATACGAAGTGAGAGTTGTTTGTGCACACGTTGGTCTTCCGGATGAATACGGATGGGACATTGCCCGCCTGGAAGGAATGAAAGATATTCTGCACAAGAAATACGAGAGCAAGGAATTTGAATGCAAGCTGATTATGGGCAAGGATGTTTTAGATACACTTGAAAGTACAATTAAAAACGACCCGGTAGATATTTTGGCACTCACCACCCATAAACGAGGCATGATTTCGCGGCTTTTCAATCCAAGCCTGGCGCGTAAAATGGTGTTCCATGCACAAATTCCGTTGTTGGTATTTCACGCTTGAAATACATTAAAAGAACAAACTGATGCGCAAATATACATTACCCGAAAACGGGAACTAAGCTTATGAGTTAGTTCCCGCTTTTTTTTACTATTTGCGAACAAAAATGCTATTCAAAATGATTTTAAATGCTGACTATTTTCTATTTTCCAATCAAAATTGCTAAACTCGTTACCACTTTGATTGTTTAACTGGTTAACGAATTTTTAGTTGAAAA harbors:
- the pheS gene encoding phenylalanine--tRNA ligase subunit alpha; this encodes MLDKIKALQEEIDKIVASSKEEVEELRIRYISKKGLIGQLFNDFKTVPAEQKKEVGQAINTLKTFALEKINTLKEGFENNGNETAGQDLTMPGEPMKLGTRHPLSLVKNEIIGIFARLGFTVAEGPEIEDDWHVFSALNFPPEHPARDMQDTFFIEKDPDVLLRTHTSSVQIRVMERTEPPIRAIFPGRVFRNEAISARSHCIFHQIEGLYVDENVSFADLKQTLLQFAKELFGEDTKIRLRPSYFPFTEPSAEMDVSCSICGGKGCNVCKYTGWLEILGCGMVDPNVLELCNIDSRKYTGFAFGMGIERITMLRYGIKDIRHFFENDVRFLKQFESAT
- the mgrA gene encoding L-glyceraldehyde 3-phosphate reductase yields the protein MTYVPKESRYDEMQYNRCGKWGLKLPAVSLGLWHNFGGIDVFENGRAMLHRAFDLGITHFDLANNYGPPPGSAEENFGKILKQDFSAYRDELIISSKAGYLMWPGPYGEWGSRKYVLASLDQSLKRMGLEYVDIFYSHRPDPDTPLEETMMALDRAVRSGKALYVGISNYPADMAKEAARILKELGTPCLIHQPRYSMFERWVEDGLLDVLEDEGIGCIPFSPLAQGLLTNKYLKGIPEGSRATREVFLKKEHVETAHEKIVALNNIAQERGQSLAQMALAWILRDKRITSVLIGASSVKQIDDNVEMLKNHSFSAEELEAIEKVLK
- a CDS encoding universal stress protein, which translates into the protein MSEKLVTIVVLPLARAHILKMRLEEKGIKCELEDVHLIEGAATSTVRVKILENDLNEAFKEVDLLLGLKSGKQKKVSKPGQILVPIDFSTVSEKAVEMAFNIAQHLNAKLIIMHSYISPVRFSIPYGDIYPYDTTLLKQTEDAEEEANQQFRNFLAPLVTSIGAENWEKVNPEYIVKPGYAEEDILAFANEQPTRLIVIGRGGDKTWPGTVGSVTADVMYNAPVPVLVIPEDMEPKPVEEFKEVLYATNFDEKDFTALDKLMNIVKSYEVRVVCAHVGLPDEYGWDIARLEGMKDILHKKYESKEFECKLIMGKDVLDTLESTIKNDPVDILALTTHKRGMISRLFNPSLARKMVFHAQIPLLVFHA